The genomic region GCGCAATAATCCCGGAGGCCCAGGGTGAGCGCGTCGTGGAGCTGGTCGAGGTCCTCGGCGGAGACCGACGCGCCCGGCACCGGAAGCGCCGCCTCCGCCCGGTAGGGCTCGCCGGGCTCGTGGACCGCTGCGGGCTTCACGTCGACGACCAGGAAATCCTCGGCGAAGTGGGCGCCGCGGTGGAGCACCTTGCCGTCCGCGCCGATCACGAGGCTCCTGCCGTCGAACACCAGCGAGTCGTTGCCGCCCACCAGGTTGCAGTAGACGATCGGCACCCGATGGCGCCGCGCCGCCGCACCGAGCATCCGCTCCCGCAGCGCGGGCTTGCCGATGATGAAGGGTGAGGCGGAGAGGTTGAGCACCAGCTGCGCGCCCCGCCCCACCGCCTCCTCGATCGGATCGCGCTCGTAGCGGCGGCGCTGCCAGAAGATCTTGTCGTTCCAGATGTCCTCGCAGATGGTCACCGCCACCCGGATGCCGCCGTGGTCGACCAGCACCACGTCGCTGCCCGCGTCGAAGTAGCGCCCCTCGTCGAAGACGTCGTAGGTCGGCAGGAGGAGCTTGCGGGCGGTGGCCTTCTCGGCGCCGCCGTGGAGGAAGGCCACCGAGTTGTAGAGCCCTGCGCCCACGCCGCCGTGGGGTTCGGCGTAGCCCACCAGCACCGCCAGCTCCTGGAGGTCCGGGTCGCTCCGGAGCTGCTCGAGGGCGGCGACGTTGCCCTGCACGAACTCGGGGAGGTCGAGGAAATCCCGCGCGGGGTACCCCGGAATCGACTGCTCCGGCAGGAGGAGGAGCTCCGCTCCCTCCGCCAGCGCCCGCCTTCCGAGCGTGCGGATCTTCTCCACGTTGCTCCCGAAGGCGCCGATGGTTGCGTTGAACTGGCCGATCGCGATTCGCATGCTGCTGCCTCCGTCGGAGCGGAGCCTGCCCGCTCGATCGGCAGCGGGCAAGCGCTTCCGGCCCCGCGACGCAGTGCGGCAGCCGTCCGTTTTTCGTCAGTGTTCGTCGGCGGATGCCGCAACCGCGCAGGTTGAGCGGCTTTTCTGATGACCCCCAAGCGGCGCTTTCTCCCACCTCCCGGGGCCTGCTACACCGGTCCTCGTCCACACGCTGCGAGGTCACGAAAGCGATGGCTCCTGGTTGCTGCGAACGCTGCGAGGCGACGCTGGCGGTACGGGTCGCCGGACGGGTCTGGCTCTGCGAGGCCTGCATCCGGCGTGCAATCGAGGCGCGTTTTCCGATTTTCGGGTTGCCCCTGCAGGTCCTGGCGGCAGCCCTCCACCAGCTGGCGCCCGCGAAGCGGGCCACCGGGAGCTGAGATGGCACGCGTGCTGCTCATCGACGACGATCGCGAGCTCCTCGAGGTCCTGGGCGAGTGGCTCGTCTGCAGGGGCCACGCGGTGCGGCTCCTCGCCGACGGCTTCCAGGCGCCGGAGGAAGCCCACGACTTCGGCCCCGACGTGGTGCTCCTCGACGGGCTGCTCCGGGGCACCACCGGTCCCGCCGTGGCGGAGCGCCTCCGCGCCGGGGGCCACCGGGGGATCATCTACCTCTCGGGGCTGCCCCGGGGGCAGCTCCCCCGGGACGTCCCGGTGATCGAGAAGCCGATCGATCTCGACGCCCTCGACCGGACCATCGCCCAGATGGTCGCCTAAAGCACCTTCGTCTCCTGCCGGATCCAGTCGAGGTAGGGCAGTTGCCCGGCCTCCACCGGCAGCGCGAGAACCTCGGGGTTCTCGTAGGCGTGCAGCTCCACCACCCGCCCCCGCAGCCTCTCGAAGAGCGCCGAGGTCGTCTTGAGCAGGAGCAGCACCTCCGGCTCGTCCTGCACCTCGCCCTGCCAGCGGTAGATCGAGCGCAGCCCCGGAACGACGTTGCCGCAGGCGGCGAGCCGCTCCTCCACCAGCGCCCTGGCCAGATCCGCCGCCTGCTCCGCCGTGGAGACGGTCACCAGCACCACGATCGCGTCGGTCATCATCTGCCTCACAGGATGTATTTGGAGAGATCCTCGTCCTGCACCACGTCCTGCAGCCGCTGCCGTACGTAGGCGGCATCGATGCGGATCGGGTGGCCCTGCGGCAACTCCGAGGCCTCGAAGGAGACCTCGTCGAGGAGCCGCTCCATCACCGTGTGGAGGCGCCTCGCGCCGATGTTCTCGGTGCGCTCGTTCACCTCCTGGGCGATGCGGGCCAGCTCCTCCACCGCGTCTTCGCCGAAGGAGAGCTCCACCCCCTCGGTGGCGAGCAGCGCCGTGTACTGCTTGAGCAGCGAGTTCTCCGGCTCGGCGAGGATGCGGACGAAGTCGCCCTGCTTGAGCGGCTCCAGCTCCACCCGGATCGGGAAGCGCCCCTGCAGCTCGGGGATGAGGTCGGAGGGCTTCGCCACGTGGAAGGCCCCCGCCGCCACGAAGAGCACGTGGTCGGTCTTGAGGGGGCCGAATTTGGTGGCGACGGTGGAGCCCTCGACGATGGGCAGCAGGTCCCGCTGCACGCCTTCGCGGGAGACGTCGGGCCCCTGCCCGCCGCCCTGCCGCCCCGCCACCTTGTCGATCTCGTCGATGAAGATGATCCCGCTCTCCTCCGCCCGGCGGAGGCCGTCCCGCTTCACCTTGTCCTGATCGACGAGCTTCCCCGCCTCCTCGCCCTCGAGGAGGGTGCGGGCCTCGGGCACCTTCACCTTCTGCTTCTTCGCCCTGCCGCCGAAGGGAGGCGGCAGGTTCTTGAACATCTCCCCGAGGTCGAAGCCGCCGGGCATGTCGCCGCCTGCGCCGGGGCCGCCGAAGACGCCCATCATCGGCAGCTGCGGCGCCTCGGTGACGTCGATCTCCACCCACTGCGCGTCGAGTTTGCCTGCGCGCAGATCGGCGCGGAGCCGTTCCCGCGGCGTGCCGCCTGCAGGCTCTGCTGGCCCCGCTGCAGGCGCGAGGAAGCCGGCCCTGGCGCGCTCCGCCGCCACCGGCCCCGCGA from Vulgatibacter sp. harbors:
- a CDS encoding NAD+ synthase produces the protein MRIAIGQFNATIGAFGSNVEKIRTLGRRALAEGAELLLLPEQSIPGYPARDFLDLPEFVQGNVAALEQLRSDPDLQELAVLVGYAEPHGGVGAGLYNSVAFLHGGAEKATARKLLLPTYDVFDEGRYFDAGSDVVLVDHGGIRVAVTICEDIWNDKIFWQRRRYERDPIEEAVGRGAQLVLNLSASPFIIGKPALRERMLGAAARRHRVPIVYCNLVGGNDSLVFDGRSLVIGADGKVLHRGAHFAEDFLVVDVKPAAVHEPGEPYRAEAALPVPGASVSAEDLDQLHDALTLGLRDYCARTGFRSVLLGLSGGIDSALTAAIAARALGPENVLGVAMPSRYTSAMSNEDAEALARNLGIRFESVPIEKAYGAFTETLAPLFAGTQPDLTEENLQARSRGVILMALSNKFGSLLLTTGNKSEIGVGYCTLYGDMAGGLAVIGDLPKTLVYQLSRHLNREREVIPERIITRPPSAELRENQTDQDSLPPYEVLDRILRGYVLEKRSVAELVAQGDDEATVRRVLSLVIASEYKRRQGAPNLKVTPRAFGEGWRFPIAHRFRYR
- a CDS encoding response regulator, yielding MARVLLIDDDRELLEVLGEWLVCRGHAVRLLADGFQAPEEAHDFGPDVVLLDGLLRGTTGPAVAERLRAGGHRGIIYLSGLPRGQLPRDVPVIEKPIDLDALDRTIAQMVA
- the cutA gene encoding divalent-cation tolerance protein CutA → MTDAIVVLVTVSTAEQAADLARALVEERLAACGNVVPGLRSIYRWQGEVQDEPEVLLLLKTTSALFERLRGRVVELHAYENPEVLALPVEAGQLPYLDWIRQETKVL
- the hslU gene encoding ATP-dependent protease ATPase subunit HslU, with the protein product MKNLTPREIVGELDRYIVGQRAAKRAVAIALRNRWRRQQVDPSLRDEIAPKNIIMIGPTGVGKTEIARRLAKLASAPFVKVEASKFTEVGYVGRDVESMVRDLAEVALQLVRDEETERVRTRAAQLAEERLLDLLAGPVAAERARAGFLAPAAGPAEPAGGTPRERLRADLRAGKLDAQWVEIDVTEAPQLPMMGVFGGPGAGGDMPGGFDLGEMFKNLPPPFGGRAKKQKVKVPEARTLLEGEEAGKLVDQDKVKRDGLRRAEESGIIFIDEIDKVAGRQGGGQGPDVSREGVQRDLLPIVEGSTVATKFGPLKTDHVLFVAAGAFHVAKPSDLIPELQGRFPIRVELEPLKQGDFVRILAEPENSLLKQYTALLATEGVELSFGEDAVEELARIAQEVNERTENIGARRLHTVMERLLDEVSFEASELPQGHPIRIDAAYVRQRLQDVVQDEDLSKYIL